One window from the genome of Oscillospiraceae bacterium encodes:
- a CDS encoding extracellular solute-binding protein: MKRVLSRTLAAFIACLMFMSALGVNVSAAETSDTDKATKLEQIKELLSAITYDEYSARYSNIARGTSKVTIKGSDYNASETTAKVTVNPSDVDGSNGSVLVPEEGDVTFNFNMQTEGMYKITIEYYPYPGRSTTIERALLIDGKYPFKESRYLSLSGVWKDKYLEGEGTSRGFELDMYGNELRPTKTESPEWRTMDFIESTGYYLEPFEFYISAGDHTLTLGEVKEPIIIKSITLQPAEDTISYSEYKSKYDAKGAKTADAEPVRIQAEHPDASSAQIIYPLNDRTSAITEPQDPSLVCLNTIGGDKWQTVGDWVRWSFTVPETGYYRIALRYLQNFSSGLYVSRKIKIDGEVPFAEAKKCKFNYNDDWSVQTLGNGETEYEFYLEAGKDHMIEMEVVLGDMADILHQVEVAMTTLNNYYLKILMLTGPTPDIYRTYKFDEQLPEVFMGLQTYSKLFYKISDELEAIIGSKGENSVILDNTAFLLSRMNSDYQIAKNFSTFKDYIGSLGTWIMNTKNQPLLLDYIEFTPAGSKLPQANANFWQAFAHEFSSFIMSFFADYNSLGAKDNGTGKDLPTVETWIFSGRDQTQIVRSMINDDFMSAYNIKIDLKLVAGGTLLPATLSGTGPDIALSQGSGDIINYAIRSAVMGINPAAYEPEEGKTYTDAELDTMAKNREIFSDYDQIVAERYDPSALIPLTLYGKSYGLPETQSFSMLFYRMDILAKIGIEVPETWDDVYAIIPALQNNNLQFGMPNSLAGTLLFMYQKNEPLYKPAVNDNPLTYGMQINLDSNVALDSFKQMCEFITMYNFPKDYDFANRFRSGEMPIGIADYTTYSLLTIFAPEIRGLWEFTLIPGTPDASGQVNHSVNSGVSAVMMMRGCKDVESAWTFMKWWTGEQAQGRYGNELLALLGPSGRHPTANLNALYKQPWPSADRKNLEEGFKHLTSTPEMPGGYIISRDVQFAFLKVYNDNTVPIETLLNYIEDMNKELSRKREEFNLPTLDDPTTWQTAQK, from the coding sequence ATGAAAAGAGTCCTGTCAAGGACACTGGCCGCGTTCATTGCATGCCTTATGTTCATGAGCGCGCTCGGTGTAAATGTGTCCGCAGCTGAAACTTCCGATACGGATAAAGCTACAAAGCTCGAACAGATTAAAGAGCTTTTGTCCGCGATCACTTATGACGAGTACTCGGCGCGATACAGCAATATCGCCCGCGGTACCTCAAAAGTAACTATCAAGGGCAGTGATTACAACGCATCCGAGACGACCGCGAAGGTTACCGTGAACCCAAGCGATGTCGATGGCAGCAACGGATCCGTGCTTGTGCCCGAGGAAGGCGATGTCACCTTCAATTTCAACATGCAGACGGAAGGCATGTACAAGATTACCATTGAATATTATCCTTATCCCGGAAGATCCACAACGATAGAGCGCGCGCTGCTCATTGATGGGAAATATCCTTTCAAAGAGTCACGCTATCTATCGTTAAGCGGCGTTTGGAAGGACAAATATCTCGAAGGAGAAGGAACGTCACGCGGCTTTGAGCTGGATATGTACGGCAACGAGCTGCGTCCGACGAAAACGGAATCACCGGAATGGCGCACCATGGACTTCATCGAGTCCACCGGTTATTATCTTGAGCCGTTCGAATTCTACATATCCGCGGGAGATCACACTCTCACACTCGGCGAAGTTAAAGAGCCGATCATCATCAAGTCGATCACTCTACAGCCGGCTGAGGATACAATTTCCTACTCCGAATACAAATCAAAATACGACGCAAAAGGCGCGAAGACAGCGGATGCCGAACCGGTAAGAATTCAGGCCGAACATCCGGATGCCTCCTCCGCGCAAATCATCTATCCCTTAAACGACAGAACCTCTGCCATTACGGAACCGCAGGATCCGTCCCTTGTCTGCCTTAACACGATAGGCGGGGATAAATGGCAAACAGTCGGAGATTGGGTAAGATGGAGCTTCACGGTTCCCGAAACGGGCTATTACAGAATAGCTTTGCGTTATTTACAAAACTTTTCATCCGGTCTTTATGTCTCCAGAAAAATAAAAATAGACGGCGAAGTACCTTTCGCAGAAGCCAAGAAATGCAAATTCAATTATAATGACGATTGGAGTGTTCAGACACTCGGAAACGGCGAAACCGAATACGAATTTTATCTTGAAGCCGGCAAGGATCATATGATTGAAATGGAGGTCGTTCTCGGTGATATGGCCGATATCCTCCATCAGGTCGAAGTCGCGATGACAACTCTCAACAACTATTATCTCAAGATATTGATGCTGACTGGTCCCACGCCGGATATTTACAGAACATATAAATTCGACGAACAGCTCCCCGAAGTGTTTATGGGGCTTCAAACATATTCAAAGCTTTTCTATAAGATATCCGATGAACTTGAGGCGATAATAGGAAGCAAAGGCGAAAATTCTGTCATTCTCGACAATACCGCGTTCCTTTTGAGCAGAATGAACAGCGATTATCAGATTGCAAAGAATTTTTCCACTTTCAAGGATTATATCGGAAGCCTTGGTACGTGGATAATGAACACGAAGAATCAGCCGCTTCTTTTAGATTATATCGAATTCACTCCGGCCGGTTCGAAGCTTCCGCAAGCGAACGCAAACTTCTGGCAGGCGTTTGCTCATGAATTCTCTTCCTTTATAATGAGCTTCTTTGCTGATTACAACTCGCTGGGAGCAAAAGACAACGGAACAGGAAAAGATCTTCCCACAGTAGAAACATGGATCTTCTCAGGCCGTGACCAGACTCAGATAGTCAGAAGCATGATTAATGATGATTTTATGAGCGCCTATAATATAAAGATAGATTTGAAGCTGGTCGCCGGAGGCACTCTTCTTCCCGCCACGCTTTCCGGAACAGGTCCTGACATTGCTCTTTCTCAGGGATCCGGAGACATTATTAACTATGCGATACGTTCGGCAGTTATGGGTATCAACCCCGCGGCATATGAACCGGAGGAAGGTAAGACCTATACTGATGCCGAGCTTGATACGATGGCAAAGAACCGAGAAATTTTCTCTGACTATGATCAGATAGTAGCGGAACGTTATGATCCGTCGGCGCTCATCCCGCTTACTCTTTACGGTAAATCATACGGACTTCCCGAAACCCAAAGCTTTTCGATGCTATTCTACAGAATGGATATATTGGCGAAGATTGGTATAGAGGTTCCGGAGACATGGGACGATGTATACGCGATAATACCCGCGCTCCAGAACAACAACCTTCAGTTCGGTATGCCAAACTCTTTGGCCGGCACATTGCTTTTCATGTATCAGAAGAACGAACCATTGTATAAGCCTGCTGTGAACGACAACCCGCTTACATACGGTATGCAGATAAATCTTGACAGCAACGTCGCTCTCGACAGCTTCAAGCAGATGTGCGAATTTATAACAATGTATAATTTCCCGAAGGATTATGATTTCGCCAACCGTTTCCGCTCGGGTGAAATGCCAATCGGTATAGCGGATTACACTACATACAGCCTTCTTACAATATTTGCTCCCGAAATACGCGGACTTTGGGAATTCACTCTTATCCCCGGTACTCCTGACGCATCCGGGCAAGTCAATCATTCTGTGAACAGCGGCGTTTCCGCGGTTATGATGATGCGCGGATGCAAAGACGTTGAAAGCGCGTGGACATTCATGAAATGGTGGACGGGTGAACAGGCTCAGGGAAGATACGGAAACGAGCTTCTCGCTCTTCTGGGACCTTCCGGGCGTCATCCAACCGCGAACCTTAACGCTCTTTACAAACAGCCCTGGCCCAGCGCAGACAGAAAGAACCTTGAAGAAGGCTTCAAACATCTGACCTCAACGCCTGAAATGCCGGGCGGCTATATTATTTCCAGAGACGTTCAATTTGCTTTCCTTAAAGTTTATAACGATAATACGGTTCCGATTGAAACGCTTCTCAATTACATTGAAGACATGAACAAAGAACTTTCGAGAAAGCGGGAAGAATTCAATCTTCCGACGCTTGACGATCCCACAACATGGCAAACAGCCCAAAAATAA
- a CDS encoding M55 family metallopeptidase yields MNVLVMTDLEGITNVDSIDMIPAENPGYLIACENLMADINAAIEGLCEAGAETIYVIDGHGGGNNFIPDTLDGRAVLLKYPEWENAVRNGKIDAFIEIGAHAMAGTQNAFLDHTQNSKKWFDYSVNGRPSGEIAQGAIFAAAYGVPFVMLSGDTAVCEEARRFFGDIECAAVKQATGRNKARSLPADEARSIIRNCAKRSLALTGKIKLYKPLLPLELIFTFQRCDYCDEYESRPGLERTGPRTLRKLVNKVERYTDILL; encoded by the coding sequence ATGAACGTACTTGTAATGACCGATCTCGAGGGGATCACAAATGTAGACAGCATAGATATGATTCCGGCAGAAAATCCGGGTTATCTGATCGCCTGCGAAAATCTTATGGCCGATATTAACGCGGCGATAGAGGGACTTTGCGAGGCTGGTGCCGAAACGATTTATGTCATTGACGGGCATGGAGGCGGAAACAACTTTATTCCAGACACTTTGGACGGCAGGGCGGTACTGCTTAAATATCCGGAATGGGAAAACGCCGTCAGAAACGGCAAAATAGATGCGTTTATAGAGATCGGTGCGCATGCGATGGCAGGAACCCAGAATGCGTTTCTCGACCATACTCAGAACAGTAAAAAGTGGTTTGATTATTCCGTAAACGGGCGCCCGAGCGGAGAGATAGCACAGGGAGCGATATTCGCCGCAGCATACGGAGTACCGTTTGTCATGCTCAGCGGAGACACGGCGGTGTGCGAAGAAGCGCGCAGGTTTTTCGGAGATATCGAATGCGCGGCGGTCAAGCAGGCTACCGGCAGGAACAAAGCCAGAAGCCTTCCCGCCGATGAAGCGAGAAGCATTATTCGGAACTGCGCAAAAAGATCCCTTGCGCTCACAGGTAAAATAAAACTGTATAAGCCTTTGCTGCCGCTTGAGTTAATATTTACATTTCAGAGATGTGATTATTGCGATGAATACGAATCACGTCCCGGCCTTGAAAGAACCGGACCGCGTACGCTGAGAAAGCTTGTCAATAAAGTGGAAAGATATACGGATATTCTGCTTTAA
- a CDS encoding sialidase family protein codes for MIYNLSYYSTPLADIRRERYIPYPCENTGSVLTHYVISPDVSGRGAEIGEILRTQSSSDNYLLPKTRFSGDNGCTFSEWCTDETLNEEWKNTSMVTHEICRLFAPESGLLLRFTLRRIFIGDAEKALYTQDGYFDHSFCEYSRDGGKSFFGLHILKYEPGADYDPENRLDPEFLTKNQMYSGYSAVTDTNGNVITSGCVNTILDGETVTGVAVMKGVYDRKSAAYKWREASRVAVPLSVSSRGLMEPWMVSLSDGRLLLEMRGSSTPSVAGRRWISVSEDNGETWDSVRAMTYSDAAPFWSPSTFSRILRHSRTGKLYWFGNISPTLPDGNWPRRPLCIAQLDENTCGLIKETKSDIDDYFPGYDSTDMVQFSNFSLREDVETGEFCLYLSRYGERGGLDDGGKYFECDVFEYRIKLKETIGR; via the coding sequence ATGATTTATAACTTGTCATACTATTCCACACCGCTTGCTGACATAAGGCGCGAAAGATACATACCGTATCCGTGCGAAAATACAGGCAGTGTATTGACCCATTATGTGATTTCTCCCGATGTTTCAGGCAGAGGAGCGGAAATAGGCGAAATACTGCGCACACAGAGCTCCTCCGACAATTATTTGTTGCCAAAAACACGCTTCTCCGGTGACAACGGATGTACTTTTTCAGAGTGGTGTACAGATGAAACGCTAAATGAGGAATGGAAAAATACATCCATGGTGACTCACGAAATATGCCGGCTTTTCGCACCCGAATCCGGGCTTTTATTGCGTTTTACACTGAGAAGGATTTTTATCGGCGATGCTGAAAAAGCATTGTATACACAAGACGGCTATTTTGATCACAGCTTCTGTGAATACAGCCGCGACGGAGGAAAAAGCTTTTTCGGTCTGCATATACTCAAATACGAGCCGGGCGCTGATTATGATCCTGAAAACCGGCTCGATCCCGAATTCCTGACAAAGAACCAAATGTATTCCGGTTACAGCGCGGTGACGGATACAAACGGCAATGTCATAACAAGCGGCTGCGTCAATACGATCCTTGACGGCGAAACTGTGACGGGTGTCGCGGTGATGAAGGGCGTTTATGACAGAAAAAGCGCAGCATACAAATGGCGCGAAGCATCGAGGGTCGCCGTGCCTTTGTCGGTCTCGTCACGCGGATTAATGGAACCGTGGATGGTTTCTCTTTCTGACGGAAGGCTTTTGCTCGAAATGCGCGGCTCGTCAACTCCGTCGGTTGCGGGAAGAAGGTGGATCTCCGTGTCTGAAGACAACGGAGAGACCTGGGATTCTGTCAGAGCGATGACATATTCAGACGCTGCGCCTTTTTGGTCACCGTCGACTTTTTCAAGAATTCTGCGGCATTCACGCACGGGAAAGCTCTATTGGTTCGGCAATATATCTCCGACCCTGCCGGACGGCAACTGGCCGAGACGTCCGCTTTGCATCGCGCAGCTCGATGAAAATACCTGCGGCCTGATAAAAGAGACAAAATCCGATATAGATGATTATTTTCCCGGGTACGACAGCACGGATATGGTTCAGTTCTCTAATTTCTCCCTGAGGGAAGACGTTGAAACAGGTGAATTCTGCCTTTATCTTTCGCGTTACGGCGAAAGGGGCGGGCTGGACGACGGCGGTAAATACTTTGAGTGCGATGTTTTTGAATACAGAATAAAGCTTAAGGAGACAATCGGACGATGA
- the ilvN gene encoding acetolactate synthase small subunit, translated as MKHTIVAKVDNKPGVVSRISGLFTRRGYNIDSLVTGVTENPDIYHLTITMDGTDAEISLLINQLGRIMEVIEVYCTDNLPHVTREFMLLKVKCGVSERTVLLQLADILKCKIVGLGDESLIIEATGDGTKLDSVVRSFESYGILDVVRSGAISVLV; from the coding sequence ATGAAGCACACAATTGTTGCGAAGGTAGATAACAAGCCCGGCGTCGTATCCCGGATATCCGGCCTTTTTACAAGAAGGGGATATAATATCGACAGCCTTGTGACCGGAGTGACGGAAAATCCGGATATATACCATCTCACGATAACCATGGATGGCACAGATGCTGAAATATCGCTGCTGATCAATCAGCTGGGACGCATAATGGAGGTTATCGAAGTGTACTGCACGGATAATCTGCCGCACGTCACCCGCGAATTCATGCTGCTGAAGGTGAAATGCGGCGTTTCGGAACGCACGGTTCTTTTACAGCTTGCGGATATACTGAAATGCAAAATAGTCGGTCTTGGCGATGAAAGCCTGATTATAGAAGCCACCGGGGATGGCACGAAGCTTGATTCTGTGGTCAGGTCTTTCGAAAGTTATGGGATACTCGACGTCGTAAGGAGCGGAGCGATAAGCGTGCTCGTATAA
- a CDS encoding thiamine pyrophosphate-binding protein, giving the protein MINCAEYIIRFFHEKGIDTVFDYPGNAVIELYRAMRSEGGISGVTVRHEQGAVHAAAGYAKASGRVGVCIATSGPGAANLVTGLCDAMLDSVPLIAITGQVDRASVGHDAFQESDITGITIPVTKHNFLLKSPDMLPTVLDEAYTIATSGRPGPVLIDIPKDILGSESRGEPHPVLPHKRTYKNALPDMKDRVVSLMNGCFRPIILCGGGVVSAGGSDAMKRFSDINAIPVTYTMMGKSAYCGISPLLLGMAGIHGDTDANMALAKADLVLAVGCRFSDRTCPDPERFTDNKIVIHADIDAAELNKNVFSICPVVSDARDFFEFLESAEFSEEKRSAWGHWSEKLSKKRQTSDAYEETDEEENKMTAYMRKLMNVAGDAVIITDVGEHQLIAAREFTPMSPRSFISSGGLGTMGFGLPAAIGVYEAMRNDIRQRPVVLITGDGSFQMCIQELGTLKQRNSPLKIFLFDNSSLELVEKYNRKLYPGSSELFPERFFPDMSFLCASYGIKYIPAGVISGFENICREAFGFPSASIVHIKI; this is encoded by the coding sequence ATGATAAACTGCGCTGAATATATAATTCGGTTTTTTCACGAAAAAGGAATAGACACAGTTTTTGATTATCCGGGGAACGCCGTGATAGAGTTATATCGGGCAATGAGGAGCGAAGGCGGCATATCAGGTGTCACAGTACGCCATGAACAGGGCGCCGTGCATGCCGCCGCCGGATACGCGAAGGCGAGCGGACGCGTGGGAGTATGTATAGCGACCTCCGGTCCGGGTGCGGCAAATCTGGTGACGGGGCTTTGCGATGCAATGCTTGATTCCGTTCCTCTCATCGCCATTACCGGACAGGTTGACCGCGCCAGCGTCGGTCATGATGCCTTCCAGGAGTCGGATATAACCGGGATAACAATACCTGTCACAAAGCATAATTTTTTATTGAAAAGCCCGGATATGCTTCCTACGGTTTTGGACGAGGCATATACGATAGCAACCTCCGGACGTCCCGGACCTGTGCTGATAGACATTCCTAAAGATATTCTCGGTTCTGAATCGCGCGGAGAGCCGCATCCGGTACTTCCGCACAAAAGAACATATAAAAACGCGCTCCCGGATATGAAAGACCGTGTCGTCAGCCTTATGAACGGATGTTTCCGTCCGATAATTCTTTGCGGCGGCGGAGTTGTGTCCGCGGGAGGATCTGACGCAATGAAGCGTTTTTCGGACATAAACGCAATTCCCGTGACGTACACAATGATGGGAAAGTCCGCGTACTGCGGAATTTCGCCGCTTTTGCTTGGAATGGCAGGGATACACGGAGATACAGATGCGAACATGGCGCTGGCAAAGGCGGATCTCGTGCTTGCCGTGGGATGCAGGTTTTCGGACAGAACATGCCCAGATCCGGAGAGATTTACAGACAATAAGATTGTGATACACGCAGATATAGATGCGGCGGAGCTGAATAAAAATGTGTTTTCGATATGTCCGGTAGTGTCGGACGCGCGGGATTTCTTTGAATTCCTCGAATCGGCGGAGTTTTCGGAGGAAAAGCGTTCGGCCTGGGGTCATTGGAGTGAAAAGCTGTCAAAAAAGCGGCAGACTTCAGATGCTTACGAAGAAACAGATGAAGAAGAAAACAAAATGACCGCTTATATGCGGAAGCTAATGAACGTGGCCGGAGATGCCGTTATTATCACCGATGTCGGAGAACACCAGCTTATCGCCGCGCGGGAATTTACACCTATGTCTCCGCGCAGCTTTATTTCTTCCGGAGGATTGGGTACGATGGGCTTCGGGCTTCCGGCGGCGATCGGCGTATATGAAGCAATGAGAAATGATATCCGTCAGAGACCGGTCGTTCTTATCACCGGCGACGGATCGTTTCAGATGTGCATACAGGAGCTGGGGACGCTGAAGCAGAGAAATTCACCTTTGAAAATATTTCTGTTCGACAATTCGTCCCTTGAGCTTGTGGAGAAATACAATAGAAAGCTTTATCCCGGCTCTTCCGAGCTTTTCCCGGAAAGGTTTTTTCCGGATATGTCGTTTCTTTGCGCGTCATACGGAATAAAGTATATTCCGGCGGGCGTAATCAGCGGATTTGAAAATATATGCAGAGAAGCATTCGGCTTTCCGTCAGCTTCGATCGTGCATATTAAAATATGA
- a CDS encoding serine hydrolase: MKSGDGNNGKTAITILSVLLFACAAALCFSLVLNFSNKKAGEETDKEFDAINEKNILLSAQIAEAEEKSKALRTSIAEKADEIEELKAQAGENASKYSGTIKEYENKITSLENEKYRLESELTVSDQKILTVRGELNSINSQVNKLKEKVSDDSVKLKLYEDILSIQNGAANKLVSLLSNPPKNDNGDIAQVSLYYENLVTGETMEYNADSEMFSASLIKAPYILNMLQTTERYAVCSVDAESGVKTFLPESGIYDLSDIYVYNKVSDYLGGSGVIRNAEDGARYTYYELAELSIAESDNIAFAALRNRFGYDEFYNYSASLNVTLAKKGAFWYSTARNMGRYFKDIYRYVNSGAEYADFYSGCLLRASLRTIICQAVAPTPALHKYGRDSANPVFHDAAVVLDEKAPYVLVIMTELGGITFNDQDYVRQIASAVNEIHISLNPRG, encoded by the coding sequence ATGAAAAGCGGCGATGGTAATAACGGCAAAACTGCCATAACAATACTGTCAGTGCTTTTGTTTGCCTGCGCGGCCGCGCTTTGTTTTTCACTTGTATTAAATTTCAGTAATAAAAAGGCCGGAGAAGAAACTGATAAAGAATTTGACGCGATAAATGAAAAAAACATATTGCTTTCCGCTCAGATTGCCGAAGCGGAAGAAAAGTCGAAAGCCTTAAGAACAAGCATAGCTGAAAAAGCCGATGAAATAGAAGAACTCAAAGCTCAGGCGGGAGAAAACGCGTCCAAATATTCAGGAACCATAAAGGAATATGAAAATAAAATAACATCGCTTGAAAATGAAAAGTACCGGCTCGAATCAGAGCTCACCGTCAGCGACCAGAAGATCCTGACCGTGCGCGGAGAGCTTAACAGCATCAATTCACAGGTTAATAAACTAAAAGAAAAAGTCAGCGACGATTCCGTAAAGCTGAAGCTTTACGAGGATATATTAAGCATCCAGAATGGGGCGGCAAATAAGCTCGTATCGCTCCTGTCAAATCCTCCCAAAAATGACAACGGAGACATTGCTCAGGTTTCGCTGTATTATGAAAATCTGGTGACCGGCGAAACGATGGAATACAACGCTGACAGCGAGATGTTCTCCGCAAGCCTTATAAAAGCGCCGTATATTTTAAATATGCTGCAAACAACAGAGCGGTATGCCGTGTGCTCGGTGGATGCGGAATCGGGAGTGAAAACATTTCTGCCCGAAAGCGGGATTTACGACTTGTCAGATATATATGTATATAACAAAGTCTCAGATTACCTCGGAGGCTCGGGCGTTATAAGAAACGCCGAAGACGGAGCGCGGTATACATATTATGAGCTTGCCGAGCTTTCGATCGCAGAGAGCGACAACATAGCTTTTGCGGCTCTCAGAAACAGATTCGGTTATGATGAGTTTTATAATTATTCTGCGTCTCTCAATGTCACGCTGGCAAAGAAGGGCGCTTTCTGGTATTCGACAGCGAGAAATATGGGAAGATATTTCAAGGATATTTACAGATATGTAAATTCAGGAGCGGAATACGCGGATTTTTATTCCGGATGCCTTTTGCGTGCCTCGCTCAGGACAATCATATGTCAGGCGGTGGCTCCGACGCCGGCGCTTCATAAATACGGCCGGGACTCGGCAAATCCGGTGTTTCATGACGCCGCTGTCGTACTTGACGAAAAAGCACCGTATGTCCTTGTAATAATGACCGAGCTCGGAGGAATAACATTTAATGATCAGGACTATGTCAGGCAGATAGCTTCGGCTGTAAACGAAATACATATTTCACTTAATCCGCGCGGTTAA
- a CDS encoding sugar ABC transporter permease produces MSDNNAVQTKKPKTRGEMTNFQWTLREMRVNKVAYFLLAPFFILFFIFTVLPVILSLFFSFTIFNMLEPPKFVFMDNYIRLLLDDDIFLLSVKNTFFFAAITGPLSYFLSLMFAWFINELTPRIRSIVTLIFYAPSISGNVYLIFTILFTTDQHGLVNGTLMKYGVITKPIAFFADPKWIIPLVIVVALWISLGTSFLAFIAGFQIVDRSLYEAAAVDGVKNRWQELWFVTLPYMRPQMMFGAILAITGSFSFGGIITGLCGFPSPDYCAHTMMHHLEDYGNLRFEMGYASAIAVLLFILMIGSNAVVRKLLSKVGT; encoded by the coding sequence ATGTCGGACAACAATGCCGTACAGACAAAAAAGCCCAAGACACGCGGCGAAATGACGAATTTTCAATGGACGCTTCGAGAAATGAGAGTAAATAAGGTAGCTTACTTTTTACTTGCTCCATTCTTCATCCTGTTCTTCATTTTCACTGTGCTGCCGGTTATTTTATCTTTGTTTTTCAGCTTTACAATATTCAATATGCTCGAACCGCCGAAGTTCGTCTTTATGGACAACTACATAAGACTTCTGCTCGACGATGACATATTTCTGCTTTCAGTAAAAAACACATTTTTCTTCGCTGCGATAACCGGGCCTTTATCTTATTTCCTTTCGTTGATGTTTGCCTGGTTCATCAATGAGCTTACTCCCAGAATAAGATCAATCGTAACGCTGATATTCTACGCTCCGAGTATTTCCGGAAATGTATATCTGATTTTTACGATTCTGTTTACCACAGACCAACATGGTCTGGTAAACGGTACTCTTATGAAATATGGTGTAATCACAAAGCCGATAGCATTTTTCGCCGATCCTAAATGGATAATACCCCTCGTAATCGTTGTCGCTCTTTGGATAAGCTTAGGCACATCGTTCCTTGCCTTTATCGCCGGTTTCCAGATAGTCGACAGAAGCCTTTACGAAGCTGCCGCCGTGGACGGCGTGAAGAACAGATGGCAGGAGCTTTGGTTCGTGACTCTGCCCTATATGCGCCCTCAAATGATGTTCGGCGCAATTCTCGCCATAACCGGTTCTTTCAGTTTCGGAGGCATCATAACAGGTCTTTGCGGCTTCCCAAGCCCGGATTACTGCGCGCATACCATGATGCATCATCTTGAAGACTACGGCAATTTGCGTTTTGAAATGGGATACGCTTCCGCGATAGCGGTTCTGCTGTTCATATTGATGATCGGAAGCAACGCCGTCGTCAGAAAATTGCTGTCAAAGGTAGGTACCTGA
- a CDS encoding carbohydrate ABC transporter permease yields the protein MSKLRIRKSNHAMNRSFSGDVGINIILLIFGAFMFLPMLYTILQSLKPLDELWIFPPRLYVVNPTGKNFSDLFKLMSASQVPFSRYIFNTVFTSVIGTFGNVMLSSFAAYALAKIKFPGRKFFFDIIVYSLMFNATVTAITNFITMSLLGWVDTYLAIVVPAFASTLGLYLMKQFMETSVPDSVLESARLDGASEMRVLWTIAMPMVKPAWLTLIIFSFQGLWNQGASLYIHSEQLKSFGYAIGQIISGGIVRAGAGAASTVVMMSVPIIVFVVSQSNIIETMSTSGMKD from the coding sequence ATGAGTAAGCTGAGAATCAGAAAATCAAACCATGCCATGAACCGCTCTTTCAGCGGGGATGTCGGAATCAATATTATACTGCTGATATTCGGCGCGTTCATGTTTCTTCCGATGCTTTATACAATACTTCAATCGCTCAAACCTCTTGACGAGCTTTGGATATTCCCTCCCCGGCTCTATGTAGTAAATCCTACCGGAAAGAATTTTTCAGATCTCTTTAAGCTGATGTCAGCTTCGCAGGTTCCGTTTTCGAGATATATATTTAACACTGTGTTTACATCTGTAATCGGAACATTCGGAAACGTAATGTTATCATCTTTTGCGGCTTATGCGCTTGCAAAAATAAAATTCCCAGGAAGAAAGTTTTTCTTCGATATTATAGTATACTCACTAATGTTCAACGCGACCGTTACCGCAATCACCAACTTTATCACAATGAGCCTTCTCGGATGGGTTGATACATATCTCGCAATCGTCGTTCCCGCTTTTGCGTCTACCCTCGGCCTATACCTGATGAAGCAGTTTATGGAAACAAGCGTTCCCGACAGCGTGCTGGAATCCGCGCGTCTTGACGGCGCAAGCGAAATGAGAGTTCTGTGGACAATAGCGATGCCAATGGTAAAGCCTGCGTGGCTCACCCTGATAATATTTTCGTTCCAGGGATTGTGGAACCAGGGCGCATCGCTTTACATTCATAGCGAACAGCTCAAGAGCTTCGGATACGCAATCGGACAGATCATAAGCGGAGGTATCGTCCGCGCCGGCGCAGGAGCCGCGTCCACAGTCGTAATGATGTCGGTGCCAATTATAGTATTCGTAGTATCACAAAGTAATATTATAGAAACAATGTCCACATCGGGCATGAAGGATTAA